In Paracoccus aerodenitrificans, the following are encoded in one genomic region:
- the addB gene encoding double-strand break repair protein AddB produces the protein MPKRCWLKMWSDWQSGIFALPPGADFCRAVAEGLIDRCRDKPPEAMAAVTVYVNSGRTLRTLRNAFDDHAAEHGPLLLPKMRLLSDLGAALPGETASPLARMLELGNLVSRLIDRDPGLGAGQSVPELAESLADLMAEMQTEGCGPESLERIDTREHAAHWQRSLAFLKIAAQFYLSDPPVDPQARQRRMAEILAADWAGKTKLPDAPIMAVGSTGSHGATRLFLRALAEIPLGTVVLPGYDFEQPEEIWSSLSDQADDHPQARLAALRFRPVRPWLPQPQNDRNRLVSLALRPAPVTDQWIDEGPSLPPLAEATAGLTLIEADQPQEEADAIAVLIRDAVGQGRATRIFAADRSLVRRIAAALDRWNLEIDDSAGSPLELSPQGLFLRHVAATFGRKLTIDTVLTLLKHPITATGSSFGDALRQTRDLELHLRRHGPAFPDAEFLADWGTRGDEARKLWSDWLGEAVAIIGASEEDRSRRPVLERIEAHLRLASHLAAGPGGQVAESRLWREAAGLAARTVMDHLAAHADRAQPMGPYDYAELIDTQLAGQAVRSRDLGHPLIRACGTREARTEVNLSDGALVVLAGLTEGGWPQSLPPDPWLSRTMRQEAGLTVPERQIGLSAHDFQQAIAAPEVVLTRARKDADAEAIPSRWLNRLTNLMSGLPERDGPAALDAMRHRGDRWLALARRMSLPRYRTDPAPRPAPVPPAPAFSAISVTQVRTLIRDPYAIYADKVLGLRPLDPLRPEPGAALRGQVLHKVAERLLRPPPDPDIGVDALHERFLAITRQVLAEEVPWPAARAFWQARMERISARIARDELNRLQRGRPQVVETSHRLPVPGLTLHLTAKPDRIDLLDGGAVAHVYDYKSGKPPSDDEMAHFDKQLMLEAVMVMKGAFPSLGPIGVDGISYIQLGGEGATLPRKFSPEMAEETWQKFILLARSYLQLGYGFSARRALQKTTDHSDYDHLSRFGEWGAGDLPVKMKVGDHD, from the coding sequence TTGCCGAAGAGATGCTGGCTGAAGATGTGGTCTGACTGGCAATCGGGGATCTTCGCGCTTCCGCCAGGCGCGGATTTCTGCCGTGCCGTGGCCGAAGGCCTGATCGACCGCTGCCGCGACAAGCCGCCAGAGGCGATGGCGGCGGTCACCGTTTATGTGAACTCGGGCCGGACGCTGAGAACGCTGCGGAATGCGTTTGACGATCATGCGGCAGAGCACGGGCCGCTGTTACTGCCGAAGATGCGGCTGCTCAGTGACCTTGGGGCGGCGCTGCCCGGCGAAACCGCTTCGCCTTTGGCGCGGATGCTGGAATTGGGCAATCTGGTCTCGCGGCTGATCGACCGTGATCCCGGCCTTGGTGCGGGTCAGTCCGTTCCCGAACTGGCCGAGTCTCTTGCCGATCTGATGGCCGAAATGCAGACGGAAGGGTGCGGTCCCGAAAGCCTCGAACGCATCGACACGCGTGAACATGCCGCGCATTGGCAGCGTTCACTGGCCTTTCTGAAAATCGCGGCGCAGTTCTATCTTTCCGATCCGCCCGTCGATCCGCAGGCGCGTCAGCGCCGCATGGCCGAGATTTTGGCTGCGGACTGGGCCGGGAAAACCAAGCTGCCAGATGCGCCGATTATGGCGGTGGGCTCGACCGGATCGCATGGCGCGACGCGGCTTTTCCTGCGTGCTCTGGCAGAGATTCCGTTGGGAACCGTGGTACTGCCCGGCTATGATTTCGAGCAACCGGAAGAGATCTGGTCCTCCCTTTCCGATCAGGCTGACGACCATCCGCAGGCAAGGCTTGCCGCTTTGCGTTTCCGGCCTGTCCGGCCCTGGCTGCCTCAGCCGCAGAATGACCGCAATCGGCTGGTGTCGCTTGCGCTGCGGCCTGCGCCTGTCACTGATCAGTGGATTGATGAAGGCCCATCCCTGCCGCCTCTGGCCGAGGCGACGGCGGGGCTGACCCTGATCGAGGCCGATCAGCCGCAAGAGGAAGCGGACGCCATTGCCGTTCTGATACGCGATGCGGTCGGGCAGGGCCGGGCGACCCGGATCTTTGCCGCGGATCGCAGTCTGGTTCGCCGCATCGCTGCCGCTCTGGATCGCTGGAATCTGGAGATCGACGACAGCGCGGGGTCTCCGCTGGAATTATCGCCGCAGGGATTATTCCTCAGGCATGTTGCGGCAACGTTCGGCAGGAAGCTGACCATAGATACGGTGCTGACCCTGCTGAAGCATCCGATCACGGCGACCGGGTCATCCTTCGGCGACGCGCTTCGGCAGACCCGCGATCTGGAACTGCATCTGCGTCGCCACGGACCGGCATTTCCCGATGCAGAATTTCTGGCCGATTGGGGAACGCGCGGCGATGAGGCGCGGAAGCTCTGGTCCGATTGGTTGGGTGAGGCGGTGGCGATCATCGGCGCTTCGGAAGAGGACAGATCGCGCAGGCCGGTGTTAGAGCGGATCGAAGCGCATCTGCGGCTGGCCTCACATCTGGCAGCGGGGCCGGGCGGGCAGGTTGCGGAATCCCGGCTGTGGAGAGAGGCCGCAGGTCTTGCGGCAAGGACGGTGATGGATCACCTTGCCGCCCATGCCGACCGCGCACAGCCAATGGGTCCTTATGATTATGCCGAGCTGATAGATACGCAGCTTGCCGGACAGGCGGTGCGTTCGCGCGATCTCGGCCATCCGCTGATCCGCGCCTGCGGTACGCGTGAAGCACGGACGGAGGTCAATCTGTCGGATGGTGCGCTTGTGGTGCTGGCGGGGCTGACCGAAGGTGGCTGGCCACAAAGCCTGCCGCCCGATCCGTGGCTGTCCCGCACTATGAGGCAGGAAGCGGGACTGACCGTGCCGGAGCGGCAGATCGGTCTGTCGGCGCATGATTTTCAGCAGGCGATTGCCGCGCCCGAGGTGGTGCTGACCCGCGCCCGCAAGGATGCCGATGCCGAAGCGATCCCCTCACGCTGGCTGAATCGCCTGACCAATCTGATGAGCGGTTTGCCGGAAAGGGACGGTCCCGCCGCACTGGATGCCATGCGCCATCGCGGGGATCGCTGGCTTGCCCTTGCGCGGAGGATGTCCCTGCCCCGATACCGGACGGACCCCGCTCCGCGCCCTGCCCCTGTGCCGCCTGCCCCGGCATTTTCAGCGATCTCGGTGACGCAGGTGCGGACGCTGATCCGCGATCCTTACGCGATCTATGCCGACAAGGTTCTGGGCCTGCGCCCGCTGGACCCTCTGCGCCCCGAGCCGGGGGCCGCGTTGCGCGGCCAAGTGTTGCACAAGGTCGCGGAACGGTTGCTTCGGCCTCCTCCGGACCCGGATATCGGGGTTGATGCGCTGCACGAGCGGTTTCTGGCGATCACCCGGCAGGTTCTGGCCGAGGAAGTACCCTGGCCCGCCGCCCGCGCCTTCTGGCAGGCAAGGATGGAGCGGATCTCGGCCCGGATCGCGCGGGATGAGCTGAACAGGCTTCAGCGGGGGCGTCCTCAGGTCGTGGAAACCAGCCATCGCCTGCCGGTGCCGGGTCTGACTCTGCATCTGACGGCGAAACCGGACCGGATCGATCTTCTCGACGGCGGTGCGGTCGCGCATGTCTATGACTATAAATCCGGCAAGCCGCCGAGCGATGATGAAATGGCGCATTTCGACAAGCAGCTTATGCTGGAAGCTGTGATGGTGATGAAAGGCGCGTTCCCCTCGCTTGGGCCAATCGGGGTTGATGGGATCAGTTATATCCAGCTTGGCGGCGAGGGTGCCACGCTGCCACGCAAATTCTCGCCCGAGATGGCAGAGGAGACCTGGCAGAAATTCATCCTGCTTGCCCGCAGCTATCTGCAACTGGGTTATGGGTTCAGCGCACGCAGGGCATTGCAGAAAACGACGGATCACAGCGATTACGATCATCTGTCCCGTTTCGGGGAATGGGGTGCGGGCGACCTGCCGGTCAAGATGAAGGTGGGCGATCATGACTGA
- a CDS encoding aldo/keto reductase, protein MNREKLGQSGLDVSAFCLGTMTFGNQTDESDAHAQLDRALDAGITFLDCAEMYPVNPVRTETVGRSEEYIGNWLARIGRRDKVEIATKITGDSAVVRDGEGITYDSVLRCVEDSLRRLQTDVIDLYQLHWPMRGSYNFRQNWNYDPSGQDRRQNIDHFQEILRAMDTVIHEGKVRHFGLSNETVWGTLRWIDTAERQDAARVVSVQNEYSLICRLYDTDFAELAVNEKVTLLAYSPLAAGLLTGKYQNGAIPEGSRMAADIASGGKGNLGGRKSARVFDAVAAYHDLAREYGIDPVHMALAWLKTRPFPVVPILGATSLSQLEHQLAGLDTAIPDDLRTAIDDLHRAWPMPY, encoded by the coding sequence ATGAACCGCGAAAAACTTGGACAAAGCGGCCTCGATGTCAGCGCGTTCTGTCTTGGGACGATGACCTTCGGCAACCAGACCGATGAGTCGGACGCCCATGCCCAGCTTGACCGGGCTCTGGATGCCGGGATCACGTTTTTGGATTGCGCCGAAATGTATCCGGTCAATCCGGTCAGGACAGAAACGGTCGGGCGCTCCGAGGAATATATCGGCAACTGGCTGGCCCGCATCGGTCGCCGGGACAAGGTCGAAATCGCCACCAAGATCACCGGCGACAGTGCCGTCGTGCGGGATGGTGAGGGGATCACTTACGACTCGGTTCTGCGCTGTGTCGAGGACTCTCTGCGGCGGCTTCAGACGGATGTGATCGACCTGTATCAGCTTCACTGGCCGATGCGGGGAAGCTATAATTTCCGCCAGAACTGGAATTATGACCCCTCGGGTCAGGACCGGCGGCAGAATATCGACCATTTTCAGGAAATCCTGCGTGCGATGGATACCGTCATTCACGAAGGAAAAGTGCGTCATTTCGGTCTGTCGAATGAGACGGTATGGGGCACGCTGCGCTGGATCGACACCGCAGAGCGTCAGGATGCCGCCCGCGTCGTGTCGGTGCAGAACGAATATTCGCTGATCTGCCGCCTTTACGACACCGACTTTGCCGAGCTTGCCGTGAATGAGAAGGTGACGCTTCTGGCCTATTCGCCTCTGGCTGCGGGGCTTCTGACCGGCAAATATCAGAACGGAGCCATCCCTGAGGGCAGCCGTATGGCGGCGGATATCGCCAGTGGCGGCAAGGGCAATCTCGGCGGACGCAAATCCGCGCGGGTCTTCGACGCGGTGGCCGCTTATCACGATCTGGCCCGTGAATACGGGATTGACCCGGTTCACATGGCGCTTGCATGGCTGAAAACCCGGCCCTTCCCGGTGGTGCCGATCCTCGGCGCGACCAGTCTTTCTCAACTGGAACATCAACTGGCCGGGCTGGATACTGCCATCCCGGACGATCTCAGGACCGCAATCGACGATCTGCACCGCGCATGGCCGATGCCTTACTGA
- a CDS encoding nucleotidyltransferase family protein, which yields MSLPLMIFAAGKGTRMAPLTDTTPKPLLKVSGRTLLDRAIDLGREAGVGRIVVNAHYLGGQIHDHLAGGDILISDETDALLETGGGLRKALPLLGGGAVMTLNPDVVWTGPNPLSALQMAWDPQRMDCLLMLLPRDRARGRVGPGDFTLSHTGKISRGGDMVYVGCQICKTERLAEIREDVFSLNSLWDLMIADGRAYGISHIGEWCDVGRPETIALAEEMLAEDVV from the coding sequence ATGTCCCTGCCCCTGATGATCTTCGCCGCCGGTAAGGGAACCCGCATGGCGCCTCTGACCGACACGACGCCGAAACCGCTTCTGAAGGTCTCGGGCCGGACATTGCTTGACCGCGCAATCGATCTGGGGCGCGAGGCCGGTGTCGGGCGGATCGTGGTCAATGCGCATTATCTGGGCGGGCAGATCCATGACCATCTGGCAGGAGGTGATATCCTCATTTCGGATGAAACCGATGCGCTTCTGGAAACCGGCGGCGGGTTGCGCAAGGCTTTACCGCTTCTCGGGGGCGGGGCGGTGATGACGCTTAACCCGGATGTGGTTTGGACCGGACCCAACCCGCTTTCCGCATTGCAGATGGCCTGGGACCCTCAGCGGATGGACTGCCTGCTGATGCTGCTTCCACGGGATCGCGCACGGGGCCGGGTTGGGCCGGGGGACTTTACCCTCAGCCATACCGGCAAGATTAGCCGGGGCGGAGATATGGTCTATGTAGGCTGTCAGATCTGCAAGACAGAGCGTCTGGCCGAGATCCGAGAGGACGTGTTTTCGCTGAACAGCCTGTGGGATCTGATGATCGCGGACGGGCGAGCCTATGGGATTTCCCATATTGGCGAGTGGTGCGATGTCGGCAGGCCGGAAACCATCGCGCTTGCCGAAGAGATGCTGGCTGAAGATGTGGTCTGA
- the tsaE gene encoding tRNA (adenosine(37)-N6)-threonylcarbamoyltransferase complex ATPase subunit type 1 TsaE encodes MADALLTLGGDVSLTEALGRAIATELRAGDTILFEGPVGAGKSLLARTLIRAHLNNPSEDVPSPTFTLVQTYDADVPVWHADLYRLTDPAEIEELGLTDAMSGSITLIEWPDRMERVDDALTIRLSTLPDPEIRHIELLGDAGRWSHIVRAAQRAAFIQSADWADARVEFLAGDASARRYFRLTGEKGQAVLMDADPETLASYLAMTLWLEERGFTVPQIHAADRTLGLALIEDFGDAQLARVIDAQPMMAEPLYTRIASLLARLSSYPPAPGILALDGPEMARQVGLFAEWYPSAAGAGQEAQQAADQIGLCIEKLHARLCADMAPVTSLRDFHAENIILTPDDRLGLLDFQDAVAAHPGYDLASALHDPRRTLSEQVEQATIARFLDETGLDPHRFRPAFALLSAQRNLRIMGIFTRLCLRDGKTRYLDFMPRSWQLIQKVLALPELAELSDLVSRQPAPSTEIIERIRSQCPCP; translated from the coding sequence ATGGCCGATGCCTTACTGACCCTTGGCGGAGACGTCTCCCTGACCGAAGCACTCGGCCGCGCCATCGCGACCGAGTTGCGTGCCGGTGACACGATCCTTTTTGAAGGCCCGGTTGGGGCGGGCAAATCCCTTCTGGCGCGGACGCTGATCCGGGCGCATCTGAACAACCCTTCGGAAGATGTCCCCAGCCCGACATTCACTCTGGTTCAGACCTATGATGCCGATGTGCCGGTCTGGCATGCGGATCTGTACCGGCTGACCGATCCCGCCGAGATTGAAGAACTTGGCCTGACCGATGCCATGTCTGGTTCCATCACGCTGATCGAATGGCCGGACCGCATGGAAAGGGTCGATGATGCGCTGACCATTCGCCTTTCAACCCTGCCTGATCCCGAAATCCGGCATATCGAACTTCTCGGCGATGCCGGGCGGTGGAGCCATATTGTCCGTGCAGCGCAGCGAGCCGCTTTCATCCAGTCCGCAGACTGGGCCGATGCAAGGGTAGAGTTTCTTGCAGGCGATGCCTCGGCGCGGCGCTATTTTCGTCTGACGGGCGAAAAGGGTCAGGCGGTGCTGATGGATGCCGACCCCGAAACGCTGGCATCCTATCTTGCAATGACGCTCTGGCTTGAGGAGCGCGGTTTCACCGTTCCACAGATCCATGCTGCGGATCGGACGCTTGGCCTCGCACTCATCGAGGATTTCGGGGATGCTCAGCTTGCCCGTGTGATCGACGCGCAGCCCATGATGGCAGAGCCGCTTTATACCCGGATCGCGTCTTTGCTTGCGCGGTTGTCTTCTTACCCGCCTGCGCCGGGCATTCTCGCGCTCGACGGGCCGGAAATGGCGCGGCAGGTGGGGCTTTTCGCCGAGTGGTATCCCTCTGCCGCAGGTGCCGGTCAGGAGGCGCAACAGGCCGCAGATCAGATCGGCCTCTGTATCGAAAAGCTTCATGCGCGGCTTTGTGCGGATATGGCTCCGGTCACGAGCCTGCGCGATTTTCACGCGGAAAACATCATTCTGACGCCGGATGATCGTCTGGGTCTGCTGGATTTTCAGGACGCTGTTGCGGCGCATCCCGGCTATGACCTTGCATCGGCTTTGCATGATCCAAGGCGAACCCTGTCAGAGCAGGTTGAACAGGCCACCATTGCCCGGTTTCTGGACGAGACCGGGCTTGATCCCCATCGTTTCAGGCCCGCCTTTGCCTTGCTGAGTGCGCAGCGTAACCTGCGGATCATGGGAATTTTCACACGGCTTTGCCTGCGGGACGGAAAAACGCGCTATCTGGACTTCATGCCGAGAAGCTGGCAGCTCATCCAGAAGGTGCTTGCCTTGCCCGAACTGGCAGAGCTGTCGGATCTGGTTTCCCGTCAGCCCGCCCCGTCAACAGAGATAATCGAAAGGATCAGGTCGCAATGTCCCTGCCCCTGA